One genomic segment of Pseudonocardia sp. T1-2H includes these proteins:
- a CDS encoding PaaI family thioesterase — protein sequence MTAELQVREAHQGAPGLIHGGVLAAAFDETFGALNAYVGEASVTGQLNTSYRKPVPVGSTVHLWARLEGREGRKLWMRASGRLDAPDGPLAAEASALFLIVPPSHFVDHGSALPDQIAVNP from the coding sequence GTGACCGCCGAGCTGCAGGTCCGGGAGGCCCACCAGGGCGCTCCCGGGCTCATCCACGGCGGCGTGCTGGCGGCGGCCTTCGACGAGACGTTCGGCGCGCTGAACGCCTACGTCGGGGAGGCGTCGGTGACCGGGCAGCTGAACACCAGCTACCGCAAGCCGGTGCCGGTCGGGTCGACGGTGCACCTGTGGGCGCGGCTCGAGGGCCGGGAGGGGCGCAAGCTCTGGATGCGCGCGAGCGGACGTCTCGACGCGCCGGACGGCCCGCTGGCGGCGGAGGCGTCCGCGCTGTTCCTGATCGTCCCGCCGAGCCACTTCGTCGACCACGGATCCGCGCTCCCGGACCAGATCGCGGTGAATCCCTAG
- a CDS encoding enoyl-CoA hydratase, translated as MSTEVRTKVDDGVALLTVANPERRNAMNLDLAGKLVSALDEAVADPSVGAIVITGEPPAFCAGGDLAELQSADPATLRRVYSGFLAVANCPLPTLAAVNGAAVGAGLNLALACDVRLAGPGAKFDARFMQLGLHPGGGYTWMAQRAIGAQAAAALTLFCDVLDATEAERVGLVYRRYDDDEALLAGAHELASRAASASRSLIETTKATMRITSGTVSHAEATEIEVRAQAASVHSEDFKQRVTALQKRISKR; from the coding sequence ATGAGTACCGAAGTCCGCACGAAGGTCGACGACGGCGTCGCCCTGCTCACGGTGGCCAACCCGGAGCGGCGCAACGCGATGAACCTGGATCTCGCGGGGAAGCTCGTGAGCGCGCTCGACGAGGCGGTGGCCGACCCGTCGGTCGGCGCGATCGTCATCACCGGTGAACCGCCCGCGTTCTGCGCCGGCGGCGACCTCGCCGAGCTGCAGAGCGCGGACCCCGCGACGTTGCGCCGGGTGTACTCCGGTTTCCTCGCCGTCGCGAACTGCCCGCTGCCCACCCTCGCCGCGGTGAACGGCGCCGCCGTCGGCGCGGGCCTCAACCTCGCCCTGGCGTGCGACGTCCGCCTCGCCGGGCCCGGCGCCAAGTTCGACGCCCGGTTCATGCAGCTCGGCCTGCACCCCGGCGGCGGCTACACCTGGATGGCGCAGCGCGCGATCGGCGCCCAGGCCGCGGCCGCGCTGACCCTGTTCTGCGACGTCCTGGACGCGACCGAGGCCGAACGCGTCGGCCTGGTCTACCGCCGGTACGACGACGACGAGGCCCTGCTCGCCGGGGCGCACGAGCTGGCCTCCCGGGCCGCGTCCGCGTCGCGGAGCCTCATCGAGACCACCAAGGCCACCATGCGGATCACCTCCGGCACCGTCTCGCACGCCGAGGCCACCGAGATCGAGGTCCGCGCCCAGGCCGCGTCCGTCCACTCCGAGGACTTCAAGCAGCGGGTCACCGCCCTGCAGAAGCGGATCAGCAAGCGATGA
- a CDS encoding 2-oxoacid:acceptor oxidoreductase subunit alpha, with translation MTTSDTAVDRASEGDPEVVQRDRVVIRFAGDSGDGMQLTGDRFTSETATFGNDLSTLPNFPAEIRAPAGTLPGVSSFQLHFANYDILTPGDRPDVLVAMNPAALKANIADLPKGGVLIVNTDEFTKRNLTKVGYEANPLEDDSLADFAVHQVAMATLTRGALEETGLSKKDAERSKNMFALGLLSWMYHRPHEGTERFLREKFAKRPDLAEANILAFKAGHAYGETTEAFAVTYEVAPAKLETGTYRQITGNTALSYGLVAAGQTTGLPVFLGSYPITPASDILHELSKHKAYGVTTFQAEDEIAGVGAALGASFGGALGVTTTSGPGVSLKSETIGLAVALELPLLVIDVQRGGPSTGLPTKTEQADLLQAMFGRNGEAPLPIIAPQSPGDCFHAAVEAAEIAVRYRTPVMILSDGALANGSEPWKVPDASTLTRVDPQFATEPNAPDGSGEFWPYLRDADTLARPWAVPGTAGLEHRIGGLEKADGRGSISYDPDNHDRMVRLRQAKIDGIPVPDLTVDDPTGDAEVLVIGWGSTYGPIGAGARRVRNKGKSIATAHLRNLNPLPANLGEVLGRYRTVLVPEMNLGQLSLLLRARFLVDAKSYTKVSGLPFKAEELQDVFLGYVSGDYLTGSHPTTSTDVSSGVLA, from the coding sequence ATGACGACCAGCGACACCGCCGTCGATCGCGCCTCCGAGGGTGACCCCGAGGTGGTTCAACGTGACCGGGTGGTCATTCGATTCGCCGGGGACTCCGGCGACGGGATGCAGCTCACCGGTGACAGGTTCACCTCGGAGACCGCGACCTTCGGCAATGACCTGTCGACGTTGCCGAACTTCCCGGCCGAGATCCGGGCGCCTGCCGGGACGCTGCCGGGGGTGTCGTCGTTTCAGCTGCATTTCGCGAACTACGACATCTTGACCCCCGGGGACCGGCCGGACGTGCTGGTGGCGATGAACCCGGCCGCGTTGAAGGCGAACATCGCGGACCTGCCCAAGGGTGGGGTGCTCATCGTCAACACCGACGAGTTCACCAAGCGGAACCTGACCAAGGTCGGGTACGAGGCCAACCCGCTCGAGGATGACTCCCTCGCGGACTTCGCGGTGCATCAGGTCGCCATGGCCACCCTGACCCGGGGGGCGCTGGAGGAGACCGGGCTGTCGAAGAAGGACGCCGAGCGCAGCAAGAACATGTTCGCGCTCGGGTTGTTGTCGTGGATGTATCACCGGCCGCACGAGGGCACCGAGCGGTTCCTGCGGGAGAAGTTCGCCAAGCGCCCGGATCTGGCCGAGGCCAACATCTTGGCGTTCAAGGCCGGGCACGCCTACGGGGAGACCACCGAGGCGTTCGCGGTGACCTACGAGGTCGCCCCGGCCAAGCTGGAGACCGGGACGTACCGGCAGATCACCGGGAACACCGCGCTGTCCTACGGCCTGGTCGCGGCCGGGCAGACCACCGGGCTGCCGGTCTTCCTGGGCTCGTACCCGATCACCCCGGCCTCGGACATCCTGCACGAGCTCTCCAAGCACAAGGCCTACGGCGTGACCACGTTCCAGGCCGAGGACGAGATCGCCGGTGTCGGTGCCGCGCTGGGGGCCAGCTTCGGTGGCGCGCTCGGGGTGACCACCACCTCCGGGCCGGGGGTGTCGCTGAAGTCGGAGACCATCGGGCTGGCGGTGGCCCTGGAGCTGCCGCTGCTGGTGATCGACGTGCAGCGCGGCGGGCCCTCGACCGGGTTGCCGACCAAGACCGAGCAGGCCGACCTGTTGCAGGCGATGTTCGGGCGCAACGGCGAAGCGCCGTTGCCGATCATCGCGCCGCAGTCGCCGGGGGACTGCTTCCACGCCGCGGTCGAGGCCGCCGAGATCGCCGTGCGCTACCGCACCCCGGTGATGATCCTGTCCGACGGTGCGCTGGCCAACGGGTCGGAGCCGTGGAAGGTCCCCGACGCCTCCACCCTGACCCGGGTGGACCCGCAGTTCGCGACCGAGCCGAACGCCCCGGACGGGTCCGGGGAGTTCTGGCCCTACCTGCGCGACGCCGACACCCTGGCCCGGCCCTGGGCCGTGCCCGGCACGGCGGGGCTCGAGCACCGGATCGGTGGTTTGGAGAAGGCCGACGGCCGGGGCTCGATCTCCTACGACCCGGACAACCACGACCGGATGGTGCGGCTGCGCCAGGCCAAGATCGACGGGATCCCGGTGCCGGACCTGACCGTGGACGACCCGACCGGGGATGCGGAGGTCCTGGTCATCGGCTGGGGCTCCACCTACGGCCCGATCGGGGCCGGGGCGCGGCGGGTCCGGAACAAGGGCAAGAGCATCGCCACCGCGCACCTGCGCAACCTCAACCCGCTGCCGGCCAACCTCGGGGAGGTCCTGGGCCGCTACCGCACCGTGCTGGTGCCCGAGATGAACCTCGGGCAGCTCTCCCTGCTGCTGCGCGCCCGGTTCCTGGTCGACGCGAAGTCCTACACCAAGGTCTCCGGGCTGCCGTTCAAGGCCGAGGAACTGCAGGACGTGTTCCTCGGCTACGTCAGCGGGGACTACCTGACGGGGTCGCACCCCACCACGAGCACCGACGTCTCCTCCGGAGTTCTGGCATGA
- a CDS encoding 2-oxoacid:ferredoxin oxidoreductase subunit beta, which produces MSTDLGLPVIGGLDLVPTTEAKQTAKDFTSDQEVRWCPGCGDYAVLAAVRQFLPTLGIKRENTVFVSGIGCSSRFPYYLNTYGMHSIHGRAPTIATGLAVSRPDLSVWVVTGDGDALSIGGNHLIHALRRNVNLKILLFNNRIYGLTKGQYSPTSEVGKVTKSTPMGSLDHPFNPISLALGAEASFVGRALDSDRKGLTEVLGAAAAHRGSALVEIFQDCPIFNDGSFDILRKPETKEQRLVPIRHGEPIRFGPADADGLGSYAVVQNGFRLEVVEAAGVDPAQIVVHDAGNHELAFALSRLSDQDLNHTVTGIFRNIDRGTYDDAVRAQVQEAKNQAGTPDLQALLNGRDTWTVV; this is translated from the coding sequence ATGAGCACTGATCTGGGACTGCCCGTGATCGGGGGTCTGGACCTGGTCCCGACCACCGAGGCGAAGCAGACCGCGAAGGACTTCACCTCCGATCAGGAGGTGCGCTGGTGCCCCGGCTGCGGGGACTACGCCGTCCTCGCCGCCGTCCGCCAGTTCCTCCCCACCCTGGGGATCAAGCGCGAGAACACGGTGTTCGTGTCCGGGATCGGCTGCTCGAGCCGGTTCCCGTACTACCTCAACACCTACGGGATGCACTCCATCCACGGCCGCGCCCCGACCATCGCCACCGGCCTGGCCGTCTCCCGCCCGGACCTGTCGGTGTGGGTGGTCACCGGCGACGGCGACGCGCTCTCCATCGGCGGCAACCACCTGATCCACGCGCTGCGCCGGAACGTGAACCTGAAGATCCTGCTGTTCAACAACCGGATCTACGGGCTCACCAAGGGCCAGTACTCGCCCACCTCGGAGGTCGGGAAGGTCACCAAGTCCACCCCCATGGGCTCGCTCGACCACCCGTTCAACCCGATCTCCCTGGCCCTGGGCGCCGAGGCGTCCTTCGTCGGCCGCGCCCTGGACAGCGACCGCAAGGGCCTGACCGAGGTCCTCGGGGCCGCCGCCGCGCACCGCGGCAGCGCCCTGGTGGAGATCTTCCAGGACTGCCCGATCTTCAACGACGGCAGCTTCGACATCCTGCGCAAGCCCGAGACCAAGGAGCAGCGCCTGGTCCCGATCCGCCACGGCGAGCCGATCCGGTTCGGGCCCGCCGACGCCGACGGCCTGGGCAGCTACGCCGTCGTCCAGAACGGGTTCCGACTCGAAGTGGTCGAGGCCGCCGGCGTGGACCCGGCACAGATCGTGGTGCACGACGCGGGTAACCACGAACTCGCGTTCGCGCTCTCCCGGCTCTCGGACCAGGACCTGAACCACACCGTCACCGGGATCTTCCGCAACATCGACCGCGGAACCTACGACGACGCGGTCCGCGCCCAGGTCCAGGAGGCCAAGAACCAGGCCGGCACCCCCGACCTGCAGGCCCTGCTCAACGGCCGCGACACCTGGACCGTCGTCTGA
- a CDS encoding LapA family protein, translating to MVWLFGQVWVLLLVAFLLGALLTWVAFAVPLRRAARRAPGSDAVWSPPPWFPAGRASTPQAPVPEPPRTRAPEPPRIPAPADPALAELDQRRISARRRSAGAAAAGALEGLADGDDGPDIPRQTRPDQA from the coding sequence ATGGTCTGGCTGTTCGGGCAGGTGTGGGTGCTGCTCCTGGTCGCGTTCCTGCTGGGGGCGCTGCTGACCTGGGTTGCGTTCGCCGTCCCGTTGCGGCGTGCGGCCCGGCGCGCCCCCGGTTCCGACGCCGTGTGGTCACCGCCCCCGTGGTTCCCGGCGGGCCGGGCCTCGACGCCGCAGGCGCCGGTTCCCGAGCCGCCCCGCACCCGGGCTCCGGAGCCGCCCAGGATCCCGGCCCCGGCGGACCCGGCCCTGGCCGAGCTCGACCAGCGCCGGATCTCGGCCCGGCGCCGCTCGGCCGGGGCGGCCGCCGCCGGTGCGCTCGAGGGCCTCGCCGACGGCGACGACGGCCCGGACATCCCGCGACAGACCCGCCCGGACCAGGCGTGA
- a CDS encoding OmpA family protein has translation MARGSPTPAHAAGPGRSRRTGVWLVGALAIPVVLAGLALVWPGPGIADDLHGRAVAALGSAGLRGVTVDLSGRDAVLAGVPNGRESEATRIVQGVEGVREVRVRPGTSGTASRTDEPEPAPTAALPGGPPAPGTTDADRQRVAALLARSPLLFTGDSASLTPSTARAVQELGALLAQLPAAPIELVGHTADSPDSTVDAQALSERRAAAVGDALVAAGVDPVRIRARGAGTTNPLASQAASRRVELILG, from the coding sequence GTGGCTCGAGGTTCGCCCACGCCGGCGCACGCCGCCGGGCCGGGACGCTCCCGGCGAACCGGCGTCTGGCTCGTCGGTGCGCTCGCGATCCCGGTGGTGCTGGCCGGCCTGGCCCTCGTCTGGCCCGGTCCCGGCATCGCGGACGACCTGCACGGCCGGGCGGTGGCGGCGCTCGGCTCGGCGGGGCTCCGGGGCGTGACGGTGGATCTGAGCGGCCGGGACGCGGTGCTGGCGGGCGTCCCGAACGGGCGGGAGTCCGAAGCGACGCGGATCGTCCAGGGGGTCGAGGGCGTGCGGGAGGTGCGGGTGCGGCCCGGTACATCCGGCACGGCGTCCCGCACCGACGAACCCGAGCCCGCGCCTACCGCGGCCCTGCCCGGCGGGCCGCCGGCCCCGGGGACGACGGACGCGGACCGGCAACGCGTGGCCGCCCTGCTCGCGCGCTCTCCGCTGCTGTTCACCGGCGACAGCGCGTCCCTCACCCCGTCCACCGCCCGGGCCGTCCAGGAGCTCGGCGCGCTGCTCGCGCAGCTCCCGGCGGCGCCGATCGAGCTGGTCGGCCACACCGCGGACTCCCCGGACTCGACGGTCGACGCGCAGGCCCTGTCCGAGCGGCGCGCGGCGGCGGTCGGGGATGCCCTGGTGGCCGCCGGCGTCGATCCCGTCCGGATCCGCGCCCGCGGTGCCGGGACCACCAACCCGCTGGCGTCGCAGGCCGCGAGCCGGCGCGTCGAGCTCATCCTCGGATAG
- the rarD gene encoding EamA family transporter RarD, with protein MTSTAVEVDRRGLGLGVGAHVVWGLFPAFWPLLDPAPPLEVLAHRILWTAVLMAGVLSLLRGWGALRALRLRGWLTVAAAAAFITVNWGMFIYGVAIDHVVEIALGYYMSPLVSVLLGVVVLRERLRVTQWAALGIATTAVVVLSVENGAPPWLGLVLATSFGIYGLLKKTVPLPATASLTAEGLVLGPFALAAVVWFGVSGAGTVLGHGALHDVLLVLAGPATAVPLLLYGAAARRIPLTTLGTLTYITPTLQFLWGVLVNHEDMPLTRWIGFGLVWVALILFTVDLLRHSRSPRVGTSGRPRSTSRVVPG; from the coding sequence GTGACGAGCACGGCGGTGGAGGTGGACCGGCGGGGCCTCGGCCTCGGCGTCGGCGCGCACGTGGTCTGGGGGTTGTTCCCCGCATTCTGGCCGCTGCTGGATCCGGCGCCGCCGCTGGAGGTGCTCGCCCACCGCATCCTGTGGACGGCCGTCCTGATGGCCGGGGTGCTCTCGCTGCTGCGCGGATGGGGCGCGCTGCGGGCGCTGCGCCTGCGCGGCTGGCTGACGGTCGCCGCCGCGGCCGCGTTCATCACCGTCAACTGGGGCATGTTCATCTACGGCGTCGCGATCGACCACGTCGTCGAGATCGCCCTGGGGTACTACATGAGCCCGCTGGTCAGCGTGCTGCTCGGCGTCGTCGTGCTCCGGGAGCGGCTGCGGGTGACGCAGTGGGCCGCCCTGGGCATCGCCACGACGGCGGTCGTCGTGCTGAGCGTCGAGAACGGCGCGCCGCCCTGGCTGGGCCTGGTGCTGGCGACGTCGTTCGGGATCTACGGGCTGCTGAAGAAGACCGTGCCGTTGCCCGCGACGGCGAGCCTCACCGCCGAGGGGCTCGTGCTGGGCCCGTTCGCGCTCGCCGCCGTCGTCTGGTTCGGGGTGAGCGGTGCGGGAACCGTCCTCGGCCACGGCGCCCTGCACGACGTCCTGCTGGTCCTGGCCGGCCCGGCCACGGCCGTCCCGCTGCTGCTGTACGGGGCCGCGGCGCGCCGGATCCCGCTCACGACCCTCGGCACCCTGACCTACATCACGCCGACCCTGCAGTTCCTCTGGGGCGTGCTCGTCAACCACGAGGACATGCCGCTCACCCGCTGGATCGGCTTCGGCCTCGTGTGGGTCGCGCTGATCCTCTTCACGGTCGACCTCCTCCGCCACTCCCGATCCCCGCGGGTCGGCACTTCCGGTCGCCCGAGGAGCACATCCCGGGTGGTCCCGGGTTAG
- a CDS encoding polyprenyl synthetase family protein, whose protein sequence is MGVETQSVAGVELADPALAASTEAGLERVEDLLHREVESGYRFVTETSLHLIDAGGKRFRPLFTLLSAHVGTEPESDDVVRAAAVVELVHLATLYHDDVMDSATMRRGAESANHRWDNTVAILTGDFLFAHASRLVADLGPDAVRIIAETFAELVTGQMRETRGPREGDDPVEHYLQVIAEKTGSLIATAGRYGGMFSGCTPEQVDSLQRFGATIGTAFQISDDIIDIASPSGDSGKTPGTDLREGVHTLPMLYAMQEPGSERLRALLARPITDDAEVAEALALLRAGNGIRRAKDTLAGYAEEARAELGKLPACPAVDALGTLTGYTIDRTG, encoded by the coding sequence ATGGGCGTGGAGACGCAGAGCGTGGCGGGTGTGGAGCTCGCCGACCCGGCCCTGGCCGCATCGACCGAGGCCGGGCTGGAGCGGGTGGAGGACCTCCTGCACCGCGAGGTGGAGAGCGGGTACCGGTTCGTCACCGAGACCTCGCTGCACCTGATCGACGCCGGTGGCAAGCGGTTCCGGCCCCTGTTCACACTGCTCAGCGCGCACGTGGGGACCGAGCCGGAGAGCGACGACGTGGTCCGGGCCGCGGCGGTGGTGGAGCTGGTGCACCTCGCCACGCTCTACCACGACGACGTCATGGACTCCGCCACGATGCGTCGTGGGGCGGAGAGCGCGAACCACCGCTGGGACAACACGGTCGCGATCCTGACCGGGGACTTCCTGTTCGCCCACGCCTCCCGGCTGGTGGCGGACCTCGGGCCGGACGCGGTGCGGATCATCGCCGAGACGTTCGCCGAGCTCGTCACGGGGCAGATGCGGGAGACCCGCGGCCCGCGCGAGGGCGACGACCCGGTCGAGCACTACCTGCAGGTGATCGCGGAGAAGACGGGGTCGCTCATCGCGACGGCCGGCCGCTACGGCGGCATGTTCTCCGGCTGCACCCCGGAGCAGGTGGACTCGTTGCAGCGCTTCGGGGCGACCATCGGCACCGCGTTCCAGATCTCGGACGACATCATCGACATCGCGTCACCGTCCGGGGACTCCGGCAAGACGCCGGGCACGGACCTGCGCGAGGGCGTGCACACGCTGCCGATGCTCTACGCGATGCAGGAGCCCGGGTCCGAGCGCCTGCGCGCGCTCCTGGCCCGCCCGATCACGGACGACGCCGAGGTGGCCGAGGCCCTGGCCCTGCTCCGCGCAGGCAACGGCATCCGGCGCGCCAAGGACACCCTCGCGGGCTACGCCGAGGAGGCCCGGGCCGAGCTGGGCAAGCTCCCCGCCTGCCCCGCCGTCGACGCCCTGGGCACCCTCACCGGCTACACCATCGACCGCACCGGCTGA
- the nuoN gene encoding NADH-quinone oxidoreductase subunit NuoN, translating to MISSILAQAPVAPISAPAVDYAAVMPLLVVLGGACVSVLLEAFLPRHQRWPAQVALSVLVIAVAGVSLGIYAGDAPVAGVTTLSDALAIDVPTLFLWGTLLLLGLGSLLLIADRSVEPGGAFIASAEERAAVGATVGSVGTSEPGIEPEHVDRSYGAPGDAPTMQTEVFPFALFALGGMMAFVAANDLLTMFVALEVLSLPLYLMCGLARRRRLLSQEAAVKYFLLGAFASAFFLYGLALLYGYAGSVRLTDIANAAAGSLKSDALLFGGLALLIVGLMFKGSVGPFHTWTPDVYQGAPTPVTAFMAACTKVAAFGAILRVLHVAFGSTHWEWRGIMWAVAIASMFIGAILGLTQTDVKRMVAYSSIAHAGFLLLGAMAITREGVSGTLFYLLAYGLTTLAVFGVISLVRDSDGEATHLSQWAGLAKRSPILAGVMTFLLLALAGIPLTSGFTAKFAVFSAALQDGMAPLVVIALVASAVTAFFYLRVVVLMYFSETPADGPTVTVPGAFTTVAITLGVILTLLLGIVPTLALNWAGAGVLAG from the coding sequence ATGATCAGCTCGATACTCGCCCAGGCGCCGGTGGCGCCGATCAGCGCACCGGCCGTGGACTACGCGGCCGTCATGCCGCTGCTCGTCGTGCTCGGCGGCGCCTGCGTCTCGGTGCTGCTGGAGGCGTTCCTCCCGCGGCACCAGCGCTGGCCCGCCCAGGTCGCGCTGTCCGTGCTGGTCATCGCGGTCGCGGGCGTCTCGCTGGGGATCTACGCCGGGGACGCGCCGGTCGCCGGCGTCACCACCCTGTCCGACGCCCTGGCGATCGACGTCCCGACGCTGTTCCTGTGGGGCACGCTGCTGCTCCTCGGGCTGGGCAGCCTCCTCCTGATCGCGGACCGGTCCGTGGAGCCCGGCGGCGCGTTCATCGCGTCCGCCGAGGAACGGGCGGCCGTCGGCGCGACCGTGGGGTCCGTCGGGACCTCCGAGCCGGGGATCGAGCCCGAGCACGTCGACCGCTCCTACGGCGCCCCGGGCGACGCCCCGACCATGCAGACCGAGGTCTTCCCGTTCGCGCTGTTCGCGCTCGGCGGGATGATGGCCTTCGTCGCGGCGAACGACCTGCTCACCATGTTCGTGGCGCTCGAGGTGCTGTCGCTGCCGCTCTACCTGATGTGCGGGCTCGCGCGGCGCCGCCGGCTGCTGTCCCAGGAGGCGGCGGTCAAGTACTTCCTGCTCGGCGCCTTCGCGTCGGCGTTCTTCCTCTACGGCCTCGCGCTGCTCTACGGCTACGCGGGCTCGGTGCGGCTGACGGACATCGCCAACGCCGCGGCGGGCTCCCTGAAGTCCGACGCACTGCTGTTCGGCGGGCTCGCGCTGCTGATCGTCGGGCTGATGTTCAAGGGCTCCGTGGGCCCGTTCCACACCTGGACCCCGGACGTCTACCAGGGCGCCCCGACGCCGGTCACGGCGTTCATGGCGGCCTGCACCAAGGTCGCGGCCTTCGGTGCCATCCTGCGGGTGCTCCATGTCGCCTTCGGCTCCACCCACTGGGAGTGGCGCGGGATCATGTGGGCGGTGGCGATCGCGTCGATGTTCATCGGCGCGATCCTGGGCCTCACCCAGACCGACGTGAAGCGGATGGTCGCGTACTCCTCGATCGCGCACGCGGGCTTCCTGCTCCTCGGCGCCATGGCCATCACCCGCGAGGGCGTCTCCGGGACGCTGTTCTACCTCCTGGCCTACGGGTTGACGACGCTCGCGGTGTTCGGCGTGATCTCGCTGGTCCGGGATTCGGATGGTGAGGCTACTCACCTCTCCCAGTGGGCGGGTCTGGCGAAGCGCTCGCCGATCCTCGCCGGGGTGATGACGTTCCTGCTGCTCGCGCTCGCCGGCATCCCGCTCACGAGCGGGTTCACCGCGAAGTTCGCGGTGTTCTCGGCCGCGCTGCAGGACGGGATGGCCCCGCTGGTGGTGATCGCCCTGGTCGCGAGCGCCGTCACGGCGTTCTTCTACCTGCGTGTGGTGGTGCTGATGTACTTCAGCGAGACCCCCGCGGACGGCCCGACGGTCACCGTCCCGGGTGCGTTCACCACGGTCGCCATCACCCTCGGCGTGATCCTGACGCTGCTGCTGGGCATCGTCCCGACCCTGGCGCTGAACTGGGCGGGAGCCGGTGTCCTCGCGGGCTGA
- a CDS encoding NADH-quinone oxidoreductase subunit M produces the protein MNTIAPDSGGNVLLLVLLALPVLGALAMYPLRRNISAAKGVAMGTALLEFVLVVVVYLSYSTQAAASGTRFQLEFSAPWIPAFGTHFAFGIDGIALVLIALTAFLVPGLMLFAWAEKLPEGRTTSGYFALLLATEATLIGVFAATDVFLFYVFFEAMLIPMYFLIGRFGGPNRQYASVKFFLYSLLGGLIMLASLIGLYATSAEQLGQGTFTWTDLQAIAAHTPTSTQIWLFLGFFVAFAIKAPLVPFHTWLPDASAEAPIVAAVLLVGVLDKVGTYGFLRYCLPLFPEASKTLAPLVLILAVIGILYGALLAVGQKDMSRFVAYTSIAHFGFIALGTFAFSSQAFAGAALYMVNHGLSTGMLFVMVGLLVARGGSRLISDYGGVSKLAPVLAGCLLLAGMSSLALPGTNSFVSEFLVLVGSYPREPVYTILATVGIVFAALYILWFYQQTMQGPVRGNAVIGALERAGAGGPGAMIDPNVAAKRGSGFPDLTKREIGVLAPLIVVIVVLGFFPGPLLDVINPSVAATMQEVGLPDPVPLGGIAR, from the coding sequence GTGAACACGATCGCACCCGACTCCGGCGGCAACGTGCTGCTGCTCGTCCTGCTGGCCCTGCCGGTCCTGGGCGCCCTGGCGATGTACCCGCTGCGGCGCAACATCTCAGCTGCCAAGGGCGTCGCGATGGGGACGGCGCTGCTCGAGTTCGTCCTCGTCGTCGTCGTGTACCTCAGCTACTCCACGCAGGCCGCGGCCTCGGGCACCCGGTTCCAGCTCGAGTTCTCGGCGCCCTGGATCCCGGCGTTCGGCACCCACTTCGCCTTCGGCATCGACGGCATCGCGCTGGTCCTCATCGCGCTCACCGCGTTCCTGGTCCCCGGCCTGATGCTCTTCGCCTGGGCGGAGAAGCTGCCCGAGGGCCGGACGACGTCCGGCTACTTCGCGCTGCTGCTGGCCACCGAGGCGACGCTGATCGGCGTCTTCGCGGCCACGGACGTCTTCCTGTTCTACGTCTTCTTCGAGGCGATGCTCATCCCGATGTACTTCCTGATCGGGCGCTTCGGCGGCCCGAACCGGCAGTACGCCTCGGTGAAGTTCTTCCTCTACTCGCTGCTCGGCGGACTGATCATGCTCGCGTCGCTGATCGGGCTGTACGCGACGAGCGCCGAGCAGCTGGGCCAGGGCACGTTCACCTGGACGGACCTGCAGGCGATCGCCGCGCACACCCCCACGTCGACCCAGATCTGGCTGTTCCTGGGCTTCTTCGTCGCGTTCGCGATCAAGGCGCCGCTGGTGCCGTTCCACACCTGGCTGCCCGACGCCAGCGCCGAGGCGCCGATCGTGGCCGCGGTCCTGCTCGTCGGCGTGCTGGACAAGGTGGGCACGTACGGCTTCCTGCGCTACTGCCTGCCGCTGTTCCCCGAGGCGTCCAAGACGCTCGCGCCGCTGGTGCTGATCCTGGCCGTGATCGGGATCCTCTACGGCGCGCTGCTGGCCGTGGGACAGAAGGACATGAGCCGGTTCGTCGCGTACACCTCGATCGCGCACTTCGGCTTCATCGCGCTCGGGACGTTCGCGTTCTCCAGCCAGGCCTTCGCCGGCGCGGCGCTCTACATGGTCAACCACGGGCTCTCCACCGGCATGCTCTTCGTGATGGTGGGCCTGCTGGTCGCCCGCGGCGGCTCGCGCCTGATCTCGGACTACGGGGGTGTCTCGAAGCTCGCGCCGGTGCTCGCCGGGTGCCTGCTGCTCGCGGGGATGTCCTCGCTCGCGCTGCCGGGCACGAACTCGTTCGTCAGCGAGTTCCTGGTGCTCGTCGGCTCGTACCCGCGCGAACCCGTCTACACGATCCTGGCGACGGTCGGGATCGTCTTCGCCGCCCTCTACATCCTCTGGTTCTACCAGCAGACGATGCAGGGGCCGGTCCGCGGCAACGCGGTGATCGGGGCGCTGGAGCGGGCCGGGGCCGGTGGTCCGGGCGCGATGATCGACCCGAACGTCGCCGCGAAGCGCGGCAGCGGGTTCCCGGACCTGACGAAGCGGGAGATCGGGGTGCTCGCCCCGCTGATCGTCGTGATCGTGGTGCTCGGGTTCTTCCCCGGCCCGCTGCTCGATGTGATCAACCCGTCGGTGGCCGCGACGATGCAGGAGGTCGGCCTGCCCGACCCGGTGCCCCTGGGAGGGATCGCCCGATGA